The genomic segment CTGTGATAGTGAGCCATCACATGTCTGTGATCATGGGGCATAACCACCTGTCCGATATTGCCCGTACGAATCTCCTCGCCATTAATAATAAGAGGAATATCCAGAACAAGCTGACTCATCTCTTCTAAGGCAGCCTTCAGTGCTCTTCGTTCAGGACTACCCGGAGCATAATCATAAATTGGTTCATTAATAGGTTTTGGTGTATTAATTACTGCATTATTCAAAAGATTCATATTATCCCCTTAAAACGAGCAAAGATTTATCTTTTCAGTTTTACCACCGATTTCCGCACAACAAAGAACTGGCGCGAGATATCTCGCCAGCATTTCCAACCAAACAGAAACGCCTACCCCTTCTTAAACAGGGCCTTTATGATAACACCTGCCATAGCAGGATTTTCCTGAAGCCTTCTCGTACTATAGCCAAACCACTTCTCCCCAAAGGGAACATAGACCCGCAGGGGATGACCTGCATCAACGAGGGAGGCACGCAGGCGAGGAGTCACTCCATAAAGCATCTGGAATTCATACCTATCTTTTGCAACATTATACTTTTCAAGAAGCTTCAGGGCCCCATCCACCAGGGGTTTATCATGGGTTGCAATGGCAGGATACATCTTCTGCTGAAGCATATATTCAAGATCTTCCAGATAGTGCTGATTGATTGTCTCGTACTCCTTATAGGCAATCGCAGGCAGTTCATCGTAAACCCCCTTACACAGACGTAAATTCAGAGGCACCTCCGGACTGTTCAATACAGCCAAGGCCTTAATATCCGCTAGAGTCCTCTTTAAACAGGCTTGCAGAACAAGCCCTACATTTTCAGGAAACTCCTCCTTTAAGCGACGAAGCAGATCAATGGACATATCCGTACAGGGAGAATCCTCCATATCTATCCTAATAAAATTGTCATATGCCGAGGCCTTTTGCACAATTTCACGAATATGCTGATAACAGACCTCCTTATCCAACAGCAGACCCAAAAAGGTAGGTTTGAGGGAATAGTTTCCCTTTACACCGGCAGCCTCAGCCTTTTCAATAACATTGATATACTCTCTCTTATTTGCCTCTGCCTCTTCAAGTTTGGTAATAAACTCACCCAGGACATCAATAGTTGTCATCACATTAATATCATTAAGTTTCTTAGACTTTTCGATGGCCTGTTCAACTGTTTCTCCCGCAATATACTGTTTCGAAAACATCCACACCAACTGGGGGGGCATATGCGGTAAGATTTGAGAGATAAGCTTATTAATCATAAATCACCCTCTAAGGCTAAAGTAAAAAAATCAAAAAAATCATTACACCAAAATAGCGCAACGGCTTGCCGTTTTATGAAGAACAGACTGTTAAAAAAATTGAATATACAGCGATTTGCTCATTGTAAAAAAGAGAGCTCACATACAAAAATCTACGATATTCCTAAGTCTTATGTCAAATATTTTTTCAGAAAACAAACAGGATTGAGACAGAGGCAGAGCCTTTAGACCCTAGCAGAAGCGATATGCCCCACCCCCTTAATCTGCCCCATCCATCATAAAAGAACAGGAGATTTACCTTTAGTATTTTTTTAGTCAGCCGATACAAAGAGGTACCTTTTTTCTTTGTAATTTTACTGGAGATTTTTCATGTTTCGACGATTTATACTCATTTTGAGCGTGGCTCTCCTTGCCCTCACAGCAGGCTGTGCAAGGCATCAACAATTGAAATCCAAGGTCAGCCAGCCCGGAACGTGCCAAGTAGCCACAGCCGATTGGCAATCAATCGTTGCATCCCTGGCAAACAGAATAAACAACAGACTCATTCAGCAGAACTATATTGACCGATCTGTTTACATCAGCCCTGCCTGTTACCAGCTCTCTGCCTGTAGCCAAGCCACAACAGCGTTTGACAGGGTATTTCGCGAGCTGCTCACCGCTAAGCTCTTGGAATACGGTGTCCCAACAACAGACAAAAGAACTCCGGAAACATTAGATATCAGTTATACAACCCAGGTACTTGCCCAATCAAACATGGGCTACTGGGGGCCTAAGATTAGCGCCAAGGTACTGATAACCACCTCAATAATATCCAACAACAGATACATCTTTTCTCAATCAGATATCTACCGACTCAACTCCGATGAGTTCAGGTATTACCAAAAAGCCACACCCGCCACGGTCATCGGTATTGCCTCTGAAAAGAAGACAGATGCTCTGCCACTTAAGCAGACGCCTGAAGCTGAAGAAATTCTTCTAGAACCTCAACCTCTCTTTTAACCTCTAACAAATCATGATGAGTATGAAAAAAAAATCCACCTATTACTGCCCGCTTTTTCTAGGATTCGTCTCAGCCCTTCTCTTTCTGGGCGCATGCTCCACCCCAACATTTGACCATACACCTCTGGCGGCAAGAAAAAATCTCATTCTCTTCTCCTATGATATTGTCGATGATCTTGTAGAAAATGCTATGCCGCCAATTATTCCAGGAAACCCGGAGCAACCCATCCTGGTAACCACGGTGGTCAGTAACAACAATCTGCAGAAGACCTCAGCCTTTGGTAGACTCATCCAGCAACAGGTAATCTCAAGATTTGTTCAGCACAACTATATCGTCAAAGAGATAAAGCTTGAAGATAAGCTCCATATAAGGCCTCAAACTGGCGAAACAATACTCAGTCGACATCCACAGAACATCAA from the Desulfotalea psychrophila LSv54 genome contains:
- a CDS encoding proline dehydrogenase family protein, with amino-acid sequence MINKLISQILPHMPPQLVWMFSKQYIAGETVEQAIEKSKKLNDINVMTTIDVLGEFITKLEEAEANKREYINVIEKAEAAGVKGNYSLKPTFLGLLLDKEVCYQHIREIVQKASAYDNFIRIDMEDSPCTDMSIDLLRRLKEEFPENVGLVLQACLKRTLADIKALAVLNSPEVPLNLRLCKGVYDELPAIAYKEYETINQHYLEDLEYMLQQKMYPAIATHDKPLVDGALKLLEKYNVAKDRYEFQMLYGVTPRLRASLVDAGHPLRVYVPFGEKWFGYSTRRLQENPAMAGVIIKALFKKG
- a CDS encoding FlgO family outer membrane protein, giving the protein MKKKSTYYCPLFLGFVSALLFLGACSTPTFDHTPLAARKNLILFSYDIVDDLVENAMPPIIPGNPEQPILVTTVVSNNNLQKTSAFGRLIQQQVISRFVQHNYIVKEIKLEDKLHIRPQTGETILSRHPQNIKEEQTAQAIFTGTTSRANRVLYISARLINPKDGTIISANDYSLTIDEHIMALLGLEEDDRVAEPERPIMNSILE